Proteins from a single region of Lepus europaeus isolate LE1 chromosome 4, mLepTim1.pri, whole genome shotgun sequence:
- the PCMTD1 gene encoding protein-L-isoaspartate O-methyltransferase domain-containing protein 1 isoform X2 gives MKILLKVGGILVMPIEDQLTQIMRTGQNTWESKNILAVSFAPLVQPSKNDNGKPDSVGLPPCAVRNLQDLARIYIRRTLRNFINDEMQAKGIPQRAPPKRKRKRVKQRINTYVFVGNQLIPQPLDSEEDEKMEEDHKEEEEREHSEAMKPEEPPQNLLREKIMKLPLPESLKAYLTYFRDK, from the exons ATGAAAATTTTACTGAAAGTGGGAGGCATACTTGTCATGCCTATAGAAGATCAG TTAACACAGATTATGCGAACTGGACAAAACACTTGGGAAAGTAAAAATAtccttgctgtttcatttgcTCCACTTGTGCAGCCAAGTAAGAATGATAACGGCAAGCCTGATTCTGTGGGACTCC cCCCCTGTGCTGTCAGGAACCTGCAGGACTTGGCACGCATTTATATTCGCCGCACACTTAGAAATTTCATCAATGATGAGATGCAGGCCAAGGGAATTCCCCAAAGGGCTCCgcccaaaaggaaaagaaagagagtgaaacagagaattAACACGTATGTCTTTGTGGGTAATCAGCTTATTCCTCAGCCTCTAGACAGTGAGGAGGATGAGAAAATGGAAGAAGATcacaaggaagaggaggagcgAGAGCACAGTGAAGCCATGAAGCCAGAAGAGCCTCCTCAGAATTTACTGAGAGAGAAAATCATGAAGCTGCCCCTCCCTGAGTCTTTAAAAGCTTACTTGACATATTTTAGAGACAAATAA